The sequence TTAAGGATCAAGCGGTCGCCGAGTTTGAACCTGAATATTCGGACAAAGTCAAAGAGATCAAGGAAGTTTTCGGCAACACCGTTAAAAAAGTGTCCAGGGATATTGTTCTGAAGGAAAATAAACGCATTGACGGTCGTGCGTTTGATGAAATTCGCCAGATCACTTGCGATGTAGGGTGTCTGCCCCGCCCCCATGGGTCGGCCCTGTTTACCCGTGGCGAAACACAGGTTATAGGCGTACTCACCCTGGGTTCCGGGCTGGACGAACAGCGTCTGGAGACTCTGGACTCCAATCAGGAGACCCGGGCATTTATGTTGCATTATAACTTCCCTCCATATTCCGTTGGCGAGGTGAGGCGTCCGGGTGGGCCGTCCCGCCGGGATATCGGGCACGGAAATTTGGCCCACAGGGCGTTGAGCCCGGTCATTCCTCCCCATGATGAATTTGAATATACCATCCGTCTGGTGGGTGAAGTCATGGAATCCAACGGGTCCTCTTCCATGGGAACCGTATGTTCCGGGTGCCTGGCGCTGATGGATGGCGGTGTACCCATTAAAGCCCCGGTATCCGGCATCGCCATGGGGCTGGTTTCCGACGAAAATAACACGGTTGTACTTTCCGATATTCTTGGGGACGAAGACCATTTTGGTGACATGGACTTCAAGGTTGCCGGTACCAAGGACGGCATTACCGCCCTGCAGATGGACATCAAAATAAAAGAATTGTCCAAACAGATTATGAAAGACGCCTTAAATCAAGCCAATGGCGGTCGTCTGCATATCCTGGAGAAGATGCTTGAAACCCTGGATCAATCAAGGGGCGACATATCCCCCCACGCGCCTAAGATCGTATCCGTCCAGATCAACAAGGACAAGATTCGGGATATCATCGGACCGGGCGGTAAGGTGATCCGGGCACTACAGGCTGATACCAACACTACCATAGAGGTGAATGATGACGGCATTGTAAAAATTGCCGCTGAAAATGAAGACGATTCCGCTAAAGCCGTGGCCATGGTTAAGGATATTGCCATGGATCCGGAGATCGGTGCCATCTACGAAGGGGCTGTGGTAAAAATTACCGACTTTGGTGCCTTTGTAAACATTAAATCCGGCACGGACGGGCTGGTTCACATTTCGGAACTGGCAGATTACCGGGTTAAGAAGGTCACCGATGTGGTCAAGGAAGGCGAAGTGATCAAGGTCAAAGTACTGGATATCACCCGGGACGGAAAAATCAAGCTTTCCTATAAAGCCGCTAAAAAAGATGCAGAAGACGCCGAAAAATAGCTCATTCTGTTTATGTCCCCTTGCCAGCGGCAGCAAGGGGAATGCTGTATTCGTATCCACAGCGGATACTGCCGTACTTGTTGATGCAGGGCTTTCAGGCATAGAGATCCAGCGTCGGATGGCTGCCATTGGCCGGACGCCGGATGATCTGAAAGCCATCATCATCACCCACGAACACACCGATCACGTCAAGGGGGCAGGGGTCTTGAGTCGCAGGTTCAATATTCCTCTCTATGCGACCGCCGACACCTTTAAGGCCTGTAAGGGTTTAGGCAAAATCGACCAGATCAATTTTTTTGACTGCGGGTTTGCCTTTGACATCGGATCTCTGGCAGTCAATCCCTTTTCCATCAGCCACGATGCCTGCGATCCGGCAGGCCTTACCTTGGAACATCAGGGAAAAAAGATCGGCATCGCCACGGACCTTGGGGTGGTCACAAATCTTGTGCGAACCCATTTAAGCCGTGCCAATGCCCTTTATATTGAAGCCAACCATGACCCGGACATGCTGATGACAGGTCCCTATCCCTGGCATTTGAAGCAGCGGATTCAGTCGCGAACCGGTCATATTTCCAACCAGGATGCAAGGGATCTGGTGGCGCAAATTCGTCACAAGGACCTTGATCATGTGGTGCTTGCCCATTTAAGCGAGGAAAACAACTGCCCTGAAAAGGCAGCCACAGAGATGTCTAAAAATCTTGATCCCTTGTCCACGGCTTTGCATGTTGCAGGACCGGACCAACCCGGTGAAATGATCTGGTTATAATTCATTTATCCGTGTTGTCGCTTTTTTTTTTAAAATTAGGCCTGGTTTATAACGCGCTTACTTTATAAAAAAATTGCCAGGACAAAGTAACAGATCGGCAAAAAGTATAGAACAACTCGTATTATGGCAGGATATTGTTTTCGTCTTGTGAACACCACAATACATAATCCAGCAAATACGGAGGCTCCCCTGAACCCCATGGAAAGATAGCTCCAGCGCAAAATTGTTGTACTGAAATCAGCCAGTACAACACCGCCTGATAGGATGAGGACCGCAAGTGTGCATAACCTTACGATAGTCAGGCTGTGCTTCGGTTCTTTTGTGAACAGGTGTCGAATGCCATCCATATAAACATTGGTCGTAACCCCAAGAACAAGGCCTGCACCGGTGCCCAGAACTGCAAGTAATAATACGGCAGAGCAGAACGCGGCAATTGCCGGGGGCAGGGTGTATTGGAAGAAAAAGGGTAATGCCTGGGCACTTTGGCCTTCAAGTTCCGGGCAGTTGGCCCGAAGAAAAAGCCCCACAATAATACCTAAAATGCCAATGGGAGGAATGACAATGGCGGTAAGAAATGCTCCGTTTCTGGCCTCTTTGATGGTTTTAGCCGAAAAAATGGCCTGCAGGTAAATCTGGGTGGATAAGACGCCGGTGACCATGGAAACAATATCGATGGTCGTTGTTCCAACACCATTGGAGAAAAAGTTCAGAAAATCAATATCTTTGGGTAATTGGGATAGAATGTTGCCCAGCCCCTGTCCTTTGATAAGTGCAATAACAGTGCATGTGATCATGATGCCGTACAGCAGGAAAAATTTGATTTTTCCCACCATACCGGCACCGGAAATCCCGCCTGAAATAACAAAAAAGCCCATGAGCACCATGGTAATTACCAACGAGACAGGCAGCGGAAAGTGAAAAACAGAAGTCAGAATGGCCATGGCTGCCAGGTACTGGGCAATAATATGGATAAACATGCCGCAGGAATTGAGCATGGAACAGTAATATTTAAAGTTGGTGCCAAAGTATTTGCCAAGCAACTCGGAAACGGTGGTGACCTCTTCCCGTCTTAATGCGACTGCAAAAAAGCATCCAAGCATAAAGCAGGAGATACCGCTGCCCAGGGTAAAAATCCAGGCGCTGATGCCATGATCATAGGCCGATTGAACTGTCCCGATGGTTGATACGCCACCTACCAGAGTACCGATAATTACCCAGGATACCTGGGTGGTCGAAAGGGATCTGCCCGCCACTGAAAAATCTGAACCACTGACCATGCGTCTTTGATTTTTTAAAACCAGGGCGCCAAAAAGAAGAAATGCGCCGACAAATACCACTGCGTATGTTAACTGTCCCAACTCGATTCTCCTCGATACCGCTCAGTCTTTTAAACCCAAGGCTAACGCATGTAAAAATTTGACATTATAATTTCATGCAATTACAAAAAATAGTAAAAATTATCATTTTTGCGATCAACTGAATTAATCCTTATCCAAATCTCTATCAAACCTATCAAAAACCATGCCAACTTTACATGCGACCTGCCTGCCTTAAACCGGCCCCGGCTTGAAAATTTTAAAAACGCAGTTCTACGCCCGATCAACGCATAAAGCAATGGAAGAATTTGATTTTATGGTCTTTTTTTAAAGCACCAGGCTGTTTGTTTTTTTTAAGCGTTGTAGTCAGCTAAAGGGTAAAAGTCGGTTGATGGTCATTTTTATATGAATCATAGCAAGTGGAAACCAACGATTGTCTGCAAAAAAGCATAAAAATGCCATTGTACATAATTTGACTCTTTCCCTTTAAATCAAGGCGTTGCGTAGGATATCCCGTGGGAAAAGTGTTTTGAAACATGCACAACAGCATTTTTATGCGCAGCCACATGAAGAAACAAAGCGATGCCTACCAGGCGCAAGGCGCTGAAGAGAAACGGAAGCAGACGTATTCCTATTATCGGCAGGGTGTTATGAGCGGCGGTTATTCAAATCAACTCCGTTTGAAGCAAGCGGCATAGGATTTGCTTTTGTTAAAATTAAAGTGCAGGAAGTCCTGACCATGGGTTTTTTAATGCCCTGTTTAAGGCGTCTATACTGCCGGTACCACACTGAAATACTGCTATTTTTTTCAACGGAGGAATAAATGACTGCCACAAAATCAGAATATTTTCAGAATTTAAGACAAGAACATGTAGCTCAGGGCCCGTCCAATATCACCCCGGCTATTATTCAAAGCGCTTCAGGCGCTGTTATGGTTGATGTGGACGGCAAAGAATTTATCGATTTTGCCGGCGGCATTGGTGTCAATAATGTGGGGCATGCCCATCCCAAGGTGGTCAAGGCCATTAAGGACCAGGCCGACCGGTTTTTGCACACCTGTTTTCATGTGGGGATGTATGATTCATATATCGAACTTGCAGCCCGGCTCAATGAGCTTGTCCCAGGGAATTTTGCAAAGAAAACCATGTTTGCCAACAGCGGGGCCGAAGCGGTTGAAAATGCGGTTAAAGTGGCCCGATATGCCACCAAAAGACCTGCAGTGATCGCCTTTGACAACGCATTCCACGGCCGGACCCTGATGACCATGACATTAACCAGCAAGACCAATCCCTATAAAAAAGGTTTTGGCCCCTTTGCCCCGGAGGTGTACCGGATTCCCTATGCGTATTGTTACCGGTGTCCTTTAGGTCTGTCTTACCCGAATTGCGGCATAGCATGTGCCAACTGCCTTGAGCAGGCGTTCGTCACCAGTGTGGACCCCGAATCCGTGGCCGCCGTTATTGCAGAGCCCATCCAGGGGGAAGGCGGATTTGTAACGCCACCACCGGAATATTTTCCCAAATTATCCGAGATCTGTAAAAAATACGACATCCTTCTTATTATTGACGAGGTCCAGACCGGGGCGGGCCGGACCGGTAATTTTCTGGCCATTGAGCATTGGGGCGTCGAACCGGACATCGTGACCCAGGCCAAGAGTTTGGGCGGAGGAATGCCCCTGTCGGCCGTAACCGGACGACGGGAACTGATGGATGCCCCCCATCCTGGAGGACTTGGCGGCACTTACAGCGGCAACCCCCTGTCCTGTCAGGCGGCCCTGGCCGTCCTGAATATTCTTTTTGAGGACAATCTTATCCAGCGTTCCAGGCAGTTGGGTGAAATCCTGGCCAAGCGATTCAAAGCCCTGCAGGATACCTACGAAATCATCGGGGATGTCCGGGGTAAAGGGCCCATGCTGGCACTGGAACTGGTAAAGGATCGCCAAACAAAAGAACCTGCAACCCAGGATGCCAAAAATCTGGTGAAAGTCTGTTATGATAAAGGGTTGGTCCTGCTCTCCTGCGGGAACGCCGGTAATGTTATCCGGACCCTGATGCCCTTTGTGATCACAGATGAACAGCTTGACAAGGGCCTTTCCATACTCGAAGAGAGCCTTTCCGAAATAGAGCATTAATTCAATAATTTTTGGTTTTGATTTACCGCAAAGTCCACGAAGAACACGACGTTTCAGGTCCTAACGTTTTTATGAACGTTGCGTTCTTCGTGGTGAACAATGAGCAGCTTCGGACAACAAGGGGGACACCGCCACTACAGACGGATACGATACTTTTGGACCTTGCGGGCGATGGTGGACTGATTCAGTCCCAGCTTTTCCGCGGCTTCAGACTGGGTCCGGGTTGTTTGCAGCACCTGGGTCAACAGCTCTTTTTCAAAAGTTTCCACCATCTGCCTGAACGTTTGGCCCGACTGCCAGGGATCCGTGATCAGGGGCCGGGGGTCGATATTTTCCCTGACGACGCCAGGCAGATCTTTCAGGGAGATTTCATCGGAATGGGACATGACCACCAGGCGCTCGCAAATGTTGATCATCTCCCTGACGTTTCCGGGAAAATCATAAACCGCCAAAGCGTCCAGGATTTCTCCCGTGATACCGGGACGTTCTTTTCCATATTTCCGGCTGAACTCGAGGATATAATGATTGAACAGGGGCACGATGCACTCTTTTCTCTCTCTTAAAGGGGGGATATTGA comes from uncultured Desulfobacter sp. and encodes:
- the pnp gene encoding polyribonucleotide nucleotidyltransferase codes for the protein MEKVVSADIGGKELTISTGKIAKQASGSVMVEYGETVVLVTAVAAKDPKADISFLPLSVEYQEKIYAAGRIPGNYFRREIGRPSEHETLNARLIDRPIRPLFEDGYNFETQVVATVMSTDKMCEPGILAMIGASAALEISDIPFSGPIAGIKVGRVNGQFVANPTPEQMEQSDIDLTVAGSKTGVVMVEGGADIVSETDMLDAIFFGHEAMQPAIALQEELKSTVGKAKREFIPPEKDEALAAKVQDWAWDKIHETVQIKTKIERQNALRALKDQAVAEFEPEYSDKVKEIKEVFGNTVKKVSRDIVLKENKRIDGRAFDEIRQITCDVGCLPRPHGSALFTRGETQVIGVLTLGSGLDEQRLETLDSNQETRAFMLHYNFPPYSVGEVRRPGGPSRRDIGHGNLAHRALSPVIPPHDEFEYTIRLVGEVMESNGSSSMGTVCSGCLALMDGGVPIKAPVSGIAMGLVSDENNTVVLSDILGDEDHFGDMDFKVAGTKDGITALQMDIKIKELSKQIMKDALNQANGGRLHILEKMLETLDQSRGDISPHAPKIVSVQINKDKIRDIIGPGGKVIRALQADTNTTIEVNDDGIVKIAAENEDDSAKAVAMVKDIAMDPEIGAIYEGAVVKITDFGAFVNIKSGTDGLVHISELADYRVKKVTDVVKEGEVIKVKVLDITRDGKIKLSYKAAKKDAEDAEK
- a CDS encoding MBL fold metallo-hydrolase, which translates into the protein MQKTPKNSSFCLCPLASGSKGNAVFVSTADTAVLVDAGLSGIEIQRRMAAIGRTPDDLKAIIITHEHTDHVKGAGVLSRRFNIPLYATADTFKACKGLGKIDQINFFDCGFAFDIGSLAVNPFSISHDACDPAGLTLEHQGKKIGIATDLGVVTNLVRTHLSRANALYIEANHDPDMLMTGPYPWHLKQRIQSRTGHISNQDARDLVAQIRHKDLDHVVLAHLSEENNCPEKAATEMSKNLDPLSTALHVAGPDQPGEMIWL
- a CDS encoding sodium:solute symporter family protein, with the protein product MGQLTYAVVFVGAFLLFGALVLKNQRRMVSGSDFSVAGRSLSTTQVSWVIIGTLVGGVSTIGTVQSAYDHGISAWIFTLGSGISCFMLGCFFAVALRREEVTTVSELLGKYFGTNFKYYCSMLNSCGMFIHIIAQYLAAMAILTSVFHFPLPVSLVITMVLMGFFVISGGISGAGMVGKIKFFLLYGIMITCTVIALIKGQGLGNILSQLPKDIDFLNFFSNGVGTTTIDIVSMVTGVLSTQIYLQAIFSAKTIKEARNGAFLTAIVIPPIGILGIIVGLFLRANCPELEGQSAQALPFFFQYTLPPAIAAFCSAVLLLAVLGTGAGLVLGVTTNVYMDGIRHLFTKEPKHSLTIVRLCTLAVLILSGGVVLADFSTTILRWSYLSMGFRGASVFAGLCIVVFTRRKQYPAIIRVVLYFLPICYFVLAIFL
- the gabT gene encoding 4-aminobutyrate--2-oxoglutarate transaminase, translated to MTATKSEYFQNLRQEHVAQGPSNITPAIIQSASGAVMVDVDGKEFIDFAGGIGVNNVGHAHPKVVKAIKDQADRFLHTCFHVGMYDSYIELAARLNELVPGNFAKKTMFANSGAEAVENAVKVARYATKRPAVIAFDNAFHGRTLMTMTLTSKTNPYKKGFGPFAPEVYRIPYAYCYRCPLGLSYPNCGIACANCLEQAFVTSVDPESVAAVIAEPIQGEGGFVTPPPEYFPKLSEICKKYDILLIIDEVQTGAGRTGNFLAIEHWGVEPDIVTQAKSLGGGMPLSAVTGRRELMDAPHPGGLGGTYSGNPLSCQAALAVLNILFEDNLIQRSRQLGEILAKRFKALQDTYEIIGDVRGKGPMLALELVKDRQTKEPATQDAKNLVKVCYDKGLVLLSCGNAGNVIRTLMPFVITDEQLDKGLSILEESLSEIEH